The genomic interval TTTTCATAATTCAATTTTTTcgttatgtgtttttatttacaacgtcttttcctcctttcttttacttGCTGAATTATCTgcgggttttttatgtttttactatttatatcacTCTCTTTATTTGCTaaccttcatcctctctctctcaacccccagTCTCCTCGAGCCACTCGAGACGGGTCTGCGCCTCTCTGGTTCTCCTCACCTCNNNNNNNNNNNNNNNNNNNNNNNNNNNNNNNNNNNNNNAGGGATATCCTGGAAGGATATGACTGGGTACTGTGGAAGAGGGAGGCGACGATGAAAGgtgaagtgaaaaagaaaaagggataaagacgtggggagagagggggaaaaaaaagaaattaaagggaTAAGGACGAAAAGACGCTGCAAACAATAATCCCTTAGTTGTTCATTGCAGCGTATCAAAAAAGGGCGCGATACGTGATTTCCTCACAAATGTTCCGCTAAACAGAATGTCGGCAACAGGTGGCGGTACAAGTGGAGAAGGAAAAATGCATatgaaaaaaccctaaaaaaggaGAACGACGGAAAAGGCGAGATGGGAGACNNNNNNNNNNNNNNNNNNNNNNNNNNNNNNNataaaagggtgagagaggaggagggaaaaaatatggGGAACAATAACATAGAAGGAAATGGGGATGAAGTTTGGGGAATgtgaaaagaaagtgaaacacAGAAATGagagaagcgaaaaaaagaaGCTTAATTCATTGCCTAACCGCCTTATAAACTGACGAAAAAATAATCACATAATCACTACACACTCAGATCCCGCCTTTCCCCGTCTAGGCGCGAGATGAAAAGAGACAAGGCCAggccacacacacgcatgcacacaaataaaaagtaaacgcTCGTGTGTGGACGGGAGCCCCAGATCATGACCCACGGTCAACTCCATTTCTCTCGCCCATGGAGAGATCATGAGGCTTAAAGTACGACCNNNNNNNNNNNNNNNNNNNNNNNNNNNNNNNNNNNNNNNNNNNNNNNNNNNNNNNNNNNNNNNNNNNNNNNNNNNNNNNNNNNNNNNNNNNNNNNNNNNNNNNNNNNNNNNNNNNNNNNNNNNNNNNNNNNNNNNNNNNNNNNNNNNNNNNNNNNNNNNNNNNNNNNNNNNNNNNNNNNNNNNNNNNNNNNNNNNNNNNNNNNNNATACCGAAAAATCAGAACATCACTGCCGCTGATGTGTACTATGTGTATTTTCAACGCAaaacaatattcaaatgttttttaaCAACAGCAATACAGCAATTTCGCCTCATTAAATCCATTTCATCAGAGGGGAGAGACCTGCCCTCAGCCCTCTCCTTGGGCAGaccctgtcccccccccttaACTTTGTGTACAACGTAACAATCCGTTTACCATAATATGGGTCACGTGGAAACGGCATGAGAACAACGTGATGAGATAAATTACGTGccacatcactctcctctccctatttttatccccctcctatccctccctctgctctcctctcctctctgccccttccccctcgcctccctctccctgccccctccccttcgcctccctctctctgctctcctcctctattccctctgaccccctcctctccccttcgcctccctcctcctttccctatttctattcaactcctctcatttctctgatctcctctttttccttctctctgtctcccccctcgaCTCCCCTCtgacttcctcccctttcttttctaacctcctccccccccctcttttttttccttcatctccctctaacTCCCCAGCTCCTCTCCCAGTTTccatcctacctcctccccctttctctgctccctcttctttctactcTATTTCCCACATCTTCCTTTATCTGGTATGCGCCCCCTTCCCCGAGTTGGGGGTGACTAAGCAAGTAAtttaagggagagatggagaacaacccaaaaaaaggagatgaagaaagtgtTTGGTTAGGGGGGAGTGACAGGAGTTAGAGAAGAACTGATGCAGataaggagagggtgagaaagattattgacagataaacagagaaaaaggggacaTCGTTGGATGTGAAAGATTCTGTGCAAAGCGAAAAAAGAATACAAACCGCTATCTGCACAAACCCTTATAAAGTTgtgtgaaaaatgaaaaggatggaaCAGAGGAAGATAGGACAGAAATTTAACNNNNNNNNNNNNNNNNNNNNNNNNNNNNNNNNNNNNNNNNNNNNNNNNNNNNNNNNNNNNNNNNNNNNNNNNNNNNNNNNNNNNNNNNNNNNNNNNNNNNNNNNNNNNNNNNNNNNNNNNNNNNNNNNNNNNNNNNNNNNNNNNNNNNNNNNNNNNNNNNNNNNNNNNNNNNNNNNNNNNNNNNNNNNNNNNNNNNNNNNNNNNNNNNNNNNNNNNNNNNNNNNNNNNNNNNNNNNNNNNNNNNNNNNNNNNNNNNNNNNNNNNNNNNNNNNNNNNNNNNNNNNNNNNNNNNNNNNNNNNNNNNNNNNNNNNNNNNNNNNNNNNNNNNNNNNNNNNNNNNNNNNNNNNNNNNNNNNNNNNNNNNNNNNNNNNNNNNNNNNNNNNNNNNNNNNNNNNNNNNNNNNNNNNNNNNNNNNNNNNNNNNNNNNNNNNNNNNNNNNNNNNNNNNNNNNNNNNNNNNNNNNNNNNNNNNNNNNNNNNNNNNNNNNNNNNNNNNNNNNNNNNNNNNNNNNNNNNNNNNNNNNNNNNNNNNNNNNNNNNNNNNNNNNNNNNNNNNNNNNNNNNNNNNNNNNNNNNNNNNNNNNNNNNNNNNNNNNNNNNNNNNNNNNNNNNNNNNNNNNNNNNNNNNNNNNNNNNNNNNNNNNNNNNNNNNNAAAATTTGTCCTATCTTCCTTGTTCCATCCTTTCATTTTTCACACAATTTAAAAGGGGTTGTGCAAGATAGCGGTTTGTATTCTTTCTCGCTTTGCACGAGAATCTTTCACATCCAAGATGGTCcctttatctctgtttatctgtctaataATTTTTCTCACCCTTCCTTATCTGCATCAGTCTTCTCTAACTCCTGTCACTCCTCCCTACCAACACTNNNNNNNNNNNNNNNNNNNNNNNNNNNNNNNNNNNNNNNNNACTACTGCTTAGTCACTCCCCCCACTCGTGGAAGGAGGCGCATAccagataaaggaagagggggggaaatagggtagaaagaagaggagggcagagaaagggggaggaggtaggatggAAACTGGGAAGGAGTAGGGGAgttagagggagatgaaggaaaaaaacagagggggggggaggagtttagaagaagaaatggaggaagtcAGAGAGGGAGtcgaggggggagacagagagaaggagaagaggagatcaGAGAAATGAGAGGAGTTGAATAgaatagggaaaggaggagggaggcgaaggggagaggagggggggtcagagggaatagaggaggaggagagagagagaggaggcgaaggggaggggggagggagagggaggcgagggggaaggcggagagaggagggggagagggagagggagggataggagggggataaaaatagggagaggagagtgatgtggCACGTAATTTATCTCATCACGTTGTTCTCATGCCGTTTCCACGTGACCCATATTATGGTAAACGGATTGTTACGTTGTACACAaagttaagggggggggaaggggtctgCCCAAGGAGAGGGCTGAGGGCAGGTCTCTCCCCTCTGATGAAATGGATTTAATGAGGCGTAATTGCTGTATTGCTGTTGttaaaaacatttgaatattgtgTGCGTTGCAAATACACATAGTACACATCAGCGGCAGTGATGTTCTGATTATTCGGTATNNNNNNNNNNNNNNNNNNNNNNNNNNNNNNNNNNNNNNNNNNNNNNNNNNNNNNNNNNNNNNNNNNNNNNNNNNNNNNNNNNNNNNNNNNNNNNNNNNNNNNNNNNNNNNNNNNNNNNNNNNNNNNNNNNNNNNNNNNNNNNNNNNNNNNNNNNNNNNNNNNNNNNNNNNNNNNNNNNNNNNNNNNNNNNNNNNNNNNNNNNNNNNNNNNNNNNNNNNNATGCCTCATGATCTCTCCATGGGCGAGAGAAATGGGAGTTGGGCGTGGTCCATGATCTGCGGCTCCCGTCCACACACGAGGCGTTATTCTTATTTGTGTTTCAGTGCGTGTGTTTTGGCCTGGCCTTGTCTCTTTTCATCTCGCGCCTAGACGGGGAAAGGCGGGGATCTGAGTGTGTAggattatgtgattattatttcgTCGTATAGGGGTTAGCAATGAATTAAGCTTCTTTTGTCGCTTCTTCATTTCTGTGGTTCACTTTCTTTCACATTCcaactctcttcattttctcttttccctatgNNNNNNNNNNNNNNNNNNNNNNNNNNNNNNNNNNNNNNNNNNNNNNNNNNNNNNNNNNNNNNNNNNNNNNNNNNNNNNNNNNNNNNNNNNNNNNNNNNNNNNNNNNNNNNNNNNNNNNNNNNNNNNNNNNATAATAACTATTATGACTGTTTTTGAAACACACTTGCAATCAATAACCCAagatatagtaaaattattacaTCTACAAAAGTAAAACTAAAAGGATTACTAATATTAGAGAAATTCCTCACCTGTTGTGGAGTGTAAAGGTGGAGGTTTTGCTGTTAGTGAGTCACGATGCTGCAGGAAAACTGCTCGCTGTTGCCTGGCTATCAGGCTCTCCTCTATCTTGCGTTCTGTCAGATCTATCACCtatggaatgaaagaagtaaATGATGCAGgcattctttttatttgtttatgtgtaagtCATTTCATTTTACATGTTATCAGAGATTAGGTTGTTAATTTGTTGTTAAACCAATAAAATAAGTAAGGATTAATgtaaatgttaatataattaacatactTGGCCCTTGTATGCCTTCGGCTTTAAAGCTGCAATCATTATAATTAGGAACTCTATCTATATTAACCATACTTTCTTGTATCATAGTAACTGAAAGTATCATTTTGGAAATCAGCTTCTGACtctctttgttttaaaaaaaggtacacTATATGGTATAAAAAATAACTGGAATCTGATTCCACCATGATTACAAAAACAAGTAAAGCAAATCCCCAAAGAATTCAAAATATAAGAGAAACAACACCCTACCATGACCAGAACCAATACTGCACACTAACATGTCATCACTGTTAGGTGTGCAATGCAACACTCAAGGATGCCTGTGGGACTCACCTCTGGTTCCTCCTCATGCagtgcctcttcttcttcttcctacatgCCATGAGGATAGCACAcagggaaagtggggagagggggacaaaacacacactattAATCCTCCAGAGGAAGAAAACATCATGGTGCACAACACAAGCTCTCTCTGGGTTGCTAATGCTCACGAGAGGATATGTATGTCTTTTATCTAATTACTTTCAGTGCttttaatgaagataattatgatgtcATGCTACTCACGTCCATGGCATGAATGCAATCACAAAGTTATAAGTCTTTAATCATGGTGTAActgctttttattttcatgatcatcattacagTTTAAAAGTTTATTCCCTGTATATACAGTGAATGTGAAGAAAGTACATCAGATAATTCATTTTCTATATCAGACAGTAATAATGACCTTTTTATATCTGCTCTGATACAAAATTACTAGACCATTGTCTATGAAGTCAATATTTGCCTTCATAAtcaaaatgagaaatatataatagaatgttCAATATTCAAACATTCCAGCAAAATCAAATgatagaaaataagtaaaataacaagaaaaaaaacataccatttgttttatgattatttttcttcagAGAAACAAATAATCACTCTCTTTTTATGAAACTAAGATCATCTGTTCATTTACAAAatagatatgtgtttatttaataataatacaaaataatttattcTCTTTGATAAGATACATTAATTAAATTGAGGTTTAATTTTAAGAGTAAACCAAAGAAAGTGTGGAATATTTCTTATGAATCAAATAGCATGAACTATTCTGTGTAAATTTAATagatatgtaacaatatataaatgaaaatattaatatggacaaaagCAAACTTTATCTGtattaagtgtgtatatacaatttatttgGTACGCATGCACTGTagacattatctttattttttcatgatggATTTAATTATGNNNNNNNNNNNNNNNNNNNNNNNNNCAGGAAATATTTCTCTTCAACTGATCCTCTGGACAAAAGAAATTCTGTTCTATGTCAGGTAATTCAGTCCTTTTTAACAAATCTACATACGTTGGGATTAAGTCCCTACTCTCTAAAATCCAAAACATAATTAATCAATGTAATTCTTAAAAAATCACAGCAACTTTACAACAGTCACACATCTAACATGATTAGTAGAGCAATGNNNNNNNNNNNNNNNNNNNNNNNNNNNNNNNNNNNNNNNNNNNNNNNNNNNNNNNNNNNNNNNNNNNNNNNNNNNNNNNNNNNNNNNNNNNNNNNNNNNNNNNNNNNNNNNNNNNNNNNNNNNNNNNNNNNGGAAGAGGAAAGACTCATTACAAaaaggaaattgagagagagaaaatattggcTGACCTCCGGTGTTTTTTCATGTGCAATGGCTTGGGCAACGGCTGCCTCTGTTTCCTCAGCAACGTTCTCCACATGGTTGTTGCTTCCCTTCCGTATCAATACTGTCTGTCGAATGTGCTGTGGAGAGAAGGCATAATGGTTAGCTATGATTATCCTGTTTACATgtatgaaggagagaaaagagatacagaccttggaaagaaaaagatcaaattaCTGCTTAAAAGAAGATATCAGAGAATTAAAAAGAGTTAGAAATAGATgcatagtaataagaaaaacaaaagacaaaaaaagacatataGGTCATTACTATACATATCAATGTATATGTGGAAAactaatataaagaaagaagaaagctaTCTGATAATAAAATGCAGAAATATGCAGATGGTACATGTCAATGAAAGTAGAGGTAAACTGGAAAGAGACATCGGTAAAAATCTCCTTCAATTTCCAATAGTGCCAGCTTTTGGTATACTTATGACTCTCCCTTTGATTCACAAATAACCATTTACAAAATAATGTAACCAACATAAGGTCTTATGTTCATTTGGTTCTTGCTTTGCCatagtctgatttttttttctctacatgtgtatatgtatacttgagttgtgtgtgtgcatataagcaAACACATCATTCTTTAAAATCTGATATCCGTTAACATTATGTTAAGACAGGGAGGCTACTTAATTCATTAAAATACATGACCCTCACATCATGAGTTCATAACATTCCTGGGTTTTATCTGGTTCTGCttcccgtgtggtgtgtgtgagccaGAACAGCTCAGCATTCTGGACTCTTCCCAGAAAAGTCATTCATTCACTGTTCCTTGTTGGCACTAGGCTCTCATAAACATTTCTTCTtaaccctcactctctcttctctttcattcaacATTCATTAAGTACTGAGAACATGTAACCACCTAAATATTTACTACGGGTTTTGTCATCATTTGCACAATGAAATACTCAACAATGGGAATAAACAATTGAAGTCCAGTTAAGGATGGTTATATATTCAATTTAACAATTTTAGTGAAATAATTAAAACTCTCTTATANNNNNNNNNNNNNNNNNNNNNNNNNNNNNNNNNNNNNNNNNNNNNNNNNNNNNNNNNNNNNNNNNNNNNNNNNNNNNNNNNNNNNNNNNNNNNNNNNNNNNNNNNNNNNNNNNNNNNNNNNNNNNNNNNNNNNNNNNNNNNNNNNNNNNNNNNNNNNNNNNNNNNNNNNNNNNNNNNNNNNNNNNNNNNNNNNNNNNNNNNNNNNNNNNNNNNNNNNNNNNNNNNNNNNNNNNNNNNNNNNNNNNNNNNNNNNNNNNNNNNNNNNNNNNNNNNNNNNNNNNNNNNNNNNNNNNNNNNNNNNNNNNNNNNNNNNNNNNNNNNNNNNNNNNNNNNNNNNNNNNNNNNNNNNNNNNNNNNNNNNNNNNNNNNNNNNNNNNNNNNNNNNNNNNNNNNNNNNNNNNNNNNNNNNNNNNNNNNNNNNNNNNNNNNNNNNNNNNNNNNNNNNNNNNNNNNNNNNNNNNNNNNNNNNNNNNNNNNNNNNNNNNNNNNNNNNNNNNNNNNNNNNNNNNNNNNNNNNNNNNNNNNNNNNNNNNNNNNNNNNNNNNNNNNNNNNNNNNNNNNNNNNNNNNNNNNNNNNNNNNNNNNNNNNNNNNNNNNNNNNNNNNNNNNNNNNNNNNNNNNNNNNNNNNNNNNNNNNNNNNNNNNNNNNNNNNNNNNNNNNNNNNNNNNNNNNNNNNNNNNNNNNNNNNNNNNNNNNNNNNNNNNNNNNNNNNNNNNNNNNNNNNNNNNNNNNNNNNNNNNNNNNNNNNNNNNNNNNNNNNNNNNNNNNNNNNNNNNNNNNNNNNNNNNNNNNNNNNNNNNNNNNNNNNNNNNNNNNNNNNNNNNNNNNNNNNNNNNNNNNNNNNNNNNNNNNNNNNNNNNNNNNNNNNNNNNNNNNNNNNNNNNNNNNNNNNNNNNNNNNNNNNNNNNNNNNNNNNNNNNNNNNNNNNNNNNNNNNNNNNNNNNNNNNNNNNNNNNNNNNNNNNNNNNNNNNNNNNNNNNNNNNNNNNNNNNNNNNNNNNNNNNNNNNNNNNNNNNNNNNNNNNNNNNNNNNNNNNNNNNNNNNNNNNNNNNNNNNNNNNNNNNNNNNNNNNNNNNNNNNNNNNNNNNNNNNNNNNNNNNNNNNNNNNNNNNNNNNNNNNNNNNNNNNNNNNNNNNNNNNNNNNNNNNNNNNNNNNNNNNNNNNNNNNNNNNNNNNNNNNNNNNNNNNNNNNNNNNNNNNNNNNNNNNNNNNNNNNNNNNNNNNNNNNNNNNNNNNNNNNNNNNNNNNNNNNNNNNNNNNNNNNCTTTCAATACTACCACAATAGAGTCTCCTCCATTCACACCTGCCTGCAACCAACCTTTTACACTGACTTTTGAATATTCTAAGTGTGAGCAACTATGCTATGCAACCTATGCCTGGCCACCCACTTGCACACTACAAGCACCATCCAAAATGTTGTCTAATGCTCCTGCCAACTCCCTTGCCTTCTGTAAACTGCGTTCTCCACTTCAGAAGGATATTCTTTAACTAAATCTGTGAAACATATGATGATGACTTCCAAGAACCTCTCTTGACTGCCAACTAAACTGTAACTGATAATAATCACTGAAAATACATTGCTTTGTaattaaaaaattactttaaaataatGTTCAAAGTTCAGGTTTTACACTAAAGTTAGAGTTAAACATTATGATCAGTTTAAAATGTGCTAATTTCCCAATCAACCAAGAATGCAACACTGATAATTTTTTGCTCATTCATTCTAATAATATTCAACTATTAACCTTCCTTTCACCTCTCCTGCCTAAAAACAAATTCTTTATTTAGCTGACACTTGCcatcttttttattccctcttgCAGCCATTCAAACTGCCATACACTCTGgagatttctttccttttctctcaaatACTGTGTtagaagataaacaaaatagCCAAGATCATGAAGTCTAATCAAAAGTTGTTGCTCCCTGGTTAAGAGTGGGTATTATGAATCATTAAAAAGTGGTCAATGAAAGTATAATTTAGTAACATCAAAATTTATTACTTTTCCATAAAGTGAAAGTAGGCATACCTTCTTAACATACTTTATCAAATGgtttaaataataaacaacaatcaaTATACAGTATTAACTTTTACTTTCAAAGTACACATGAGGAATTTCTATCAAAaacatattgatataaataatcataaattaatcACCATGGTCCACTGGTTATCTCACCTGTTTCAGAAGATTATGCTGGTGGTGCTCTATGGCATGCTTGGGGTCATACTGGTGGGCTGAGGGTGGGCCATGTGGGAGGAAGGTTGGAGGTGTTGCTGCCAGCATGGGATGGCCTAAAGGTAGTGGGGACGAATGTGTTCTGCCTAAGGGCCTCTGCAGGGTCCGGCCAGGTCGAACCTGAAAGGAACCAAGTACAGAGGATGTAATGTTAAGAGATGTATTCAGAGTTGAGCAGAGggttaacaaaaataacaagaaatatatgagaaaaaataagtaagatgCACTGACTGTACTTACCTGTGCTTCACTCATGTTAGGGACAGCACTGGGGTGGTAGATGCCTCCTCTCATGATTCCGCCACCTGGACTAGTATCCATGGCTGTGACCAGCTGTTGACGACCCACAGTGGATGCTCCCGAACTGTATCCTTCACCATCTATCACTGATTATAACATATCATTACTGATGTgctgtttcttttcatttatcttttcaaaGTAATGTGAAAACACAAAGAGCATACCAAAGAATATGGAAAATGAGAATTAAAGTGCAATTAACTACATAAAAAGAAACTGATAttatgaaagtgaaagaaaagaattgTAAAGCTGCATTAAACTAACCTGGGAGTGTTGGGTAATATGGCATGTTGGGAGCAACAGCATGACCTGTGAGAGGCATTGCTATGTGAGCCGTCAGGGTAGCACGCATGTCTGCCTCAGACACCATAGGTAGCTTTACCCCTTCctgagagaggataaaaaaagcaATACCATTAGGTAAACAAGTTCATTTATATCACACTTGTTTTAACAATAGGACATGTTNNNNNNNNNNNNNNNNNNNNNNNNNNNNNNNNNNNNNNNNNNNNNNNNNNNNNNNNNNNNNNNNNNNNNNNNNNNNNNNNNNNNNNNNNNNNNNNNNNNNNNNNNNNNNNNNNNNNNNNNNNNNNNNNNNNNNNNNNNNNNNNNNNNNNNNNNNNNNNNNNNNNNNNNNNNNNNNNNNNNNNNNNNNNNNNNNNNNNNNNNNNNNNNNNNNNNNNNNNNNNNNNNNNNNNNNNNNNNNNNNNNNNNNNNNNNNNNNNNNNNNNNNNNNNNNNNNNNNNNNNNNNNNNNNNNNNNNNNNNNNNNNNNNNNNNNNNNNNNNNNNNNNNNNNNNNNNNNNNNNNNNNNNNNNNNNNNNNNNNNNNNNNNNNNNNNNNNNNNNNNNNNNNNNNNNNNNNNNNNNNNNNNNNNNNNNNNNNNNNNNNNNNNNNNNNNNNNNNNNNNNNNNNNNNNNNNNNNNNNNNNNNNNNNNNNNNNNNNNNNNNNNNNNNNNNNNNNNNNNNNNNNNNNNNNNNNNNNNNNNNNNNNNNNNNNNNNNNNNNNNNNNNNNNNNNNNNNNNNNNNNNNNNNNNNNNNNNNNNNNNNNNNNNNNNNNNNNNNNNNNNNNNNNNNNNNNNNNNNNNNNNNNNNNNNNNNNNNNNNNNNNNNNNNNNNNNNNNNNNNNNNNNNNNNNNNNNNNNNNNNNNNNNNNNNNNNNNNNNNNNNNNNNNNNNNNNNNNNNNNNNNNNNNNNNNNNNNNNNNNNNNNNNNNNNNNNNNNNNNNNNNNNNNNNNNNNNNNNNNNNNNNNNNNNNNNNNNNNNNNNNNNNNNNNNNNNNNNNNNNNNNNNNNNNNNNNNNNNNNNNNNNNNNNNNNNNNNNNNNNNNNNNNNNNNNNNNNNNNNNNNNNNNNNNNNNNNNNNNNNNNNNNNNNNNNNNNNNNNNNNNNNNNNNNNNNNNNNNNNNNNNNNNNNNNNNNNNNNNNNNNNNNNNNNNNNNNNNNNNNNNNNNNNNNNNNNNNNNNNNNNNNNNNNNNNNNNNNNNNN from Penaeus monodon isolate SGIC_2016 chromosome 21, NSTDA_Pmon_1, whole genome shotgun sequence carries:
- the LOC119586324 gene encoding uncharacterized protein LOC119586324 produces the protein MVSEADMRATLTAHIAMPLTGHAVAPNMPYYPTLPVIDGEGYSSGASTVGRQQLVTAMDTSPGGGIMRGGIYHPSAVPNMSEAQVRPGRTLQRPLGRTHSSPLPLGHPMLAATPPTFLPHGPPSAHQYDPKHAIEHHQHNLLKQHIRQTVLIRKGSNNHVENVAEETEAAVAQAIAHEKTPEEEEEEALHEEEPEVIDLTERKIEESLIARQQRAVFLQHRDSLTAKPPPLHSTTGEEFL